The Oryza brachyantha chromosome 6, ObraRS2, whole genome shotgun sequence region GGTATAATAGCTACTAGCTATCTCTGCATAGTAGATACAGCCAAACAGATCTGTTCGTTCTTTTCCCCGTCCGCGGAACCGATGCGTAAGTAACCAACACATGCCACGATCGATGGCATCTCACCAAATCCACTCAACTTTCACTTGTCTTTGCATGGCTTGTAGCCAAATGCAATGGCCGGTTGCTGCTTGATTACATGGATTGATCCGGCTAGCCATATTTTTCGCTCCCTCAACAGATAaagaacgaaaaaaaaatatagacatattctctctgttttatattctaaaatattttgatcctACACAGATCAGcaaatatatttcatttacgtgtctaattttattacatatctaagaaaaataataaaaacatttaaaagaTAGATGATGATGGAAAGGTGCAACCGGTTTGACGGACCCAGCCAGCAGTGCGCGTGCAGCGACGGGCGCACTTGCGAAGCCTAACTTTTCGACGAAAGGTGGCAACGTCATAGCGTTCAAACCCTCAAAGACTGCACTCGATTGACCCGTAGCATCCAAGTTTGGTTAGGCACACTCCAAGCCGATGACTTATTTAGCGTCCTTCTCAATCATTATTCGTGCCACGATCTTGAATGTACCTGGCCGTTTCTCAGTTTCGTCCAGTTTAATTACTGTGGaagattttcaatttttgtttttccgtaTCGATGCGTGGACATTTTTTGTGTGGATGGAACGAGATTTGGAGGAGAGGCAAAACGATAAATCTCGTCAATCTAGCACAACTGATAGAGAAAACATTTGTTTGTtgtgaagaaaataaaatggaatGCTATATACTTCGCTAGACACATTTTTGAAGAAATCCGTGCCATTTTCTATACTCCAGGAGtcatcttttgacttttgaaaagaaaatagcaaacaacatatttacaaatgataaataatttatgaataaatttttatatatatgtttttagcgatataaaagcaaatattaaaaaataagttatgataAAAGATTCACAAAATCaagtataaatttaaggttaaaaaaattaaattatgactCACAATTATAAtctgaagagaaaaaaaagatgagccCATTGTGAATGTGGTGGCGTGTCCGAGTAAACCATCGTGGTCGGGTGTCGGTGGCGAGAGACACAATGAGGGGACAGCAATGAGAAGAGAGGGGTGAGAAGAGAGGGGtggttgttttggttttttatggaaaaaaatctaatgatatatttgtaaataaatagtttatggattaaacttttatttacgtatttttagcaatatgaaagtcaatactgaaaaataaattttagtgaaaaacactccaaaatcaactctaattttaagatgaaaaaattaaaatttgtcatataagtataagcagaaacgaaaagattagGACTCCGTGCAAACCATTGCATTGTATAGGTGTCAAAATGTTTCTCGCCACCACCAAAGCAAGGCACATAACGAGCAAGGAAGGCAGCAGCAAGTTGATTGGCAGCATTGTTGTCACGACCGCAACTGcgtataacctaaaatttaaattttagaatttaattttgaacttgattttatggttttttattatagtttcttttacatatttcgcttttgagtcgctatggatacgtatataaaagttttatctgtaaattatctttcatttaaaaacatgttttcacTTATTCTTCCAAAaaacgaaacgatgggagccgaGATCTCCACACCTCTAGCCCATAGTTAACATGCATCATTAACACGAGCCACAAGGATGAGGTGGTAGCTAGTCTCCACTATTGTTCTCCAGCACCATCGTCAATTTTAGAGCAGGTGACAGATCTAGATTCTACGacctctgttctaaaataaacaaatttttaagtttttatagaatttttaactcttcgtcttatttaaatttttttataattaatatttttattgttactacatgaATACTCTACATATGATACCCggaagttgtttttttttttggaacaacACCTTCCTATATACGATATCGCAGTAATCTTTCCATTGTACTAGGATCTTTGTGCTCCtagatgggggggggggggtgatgTGAGGTATGTTCCACGTACACACCGTTTAGTCATTGATTTTAAAGATTACGTTTTTCAGTTTAAGATATATAGACAATGATTATATACGACTTGTAAGCCGTTCGATGGAAACAACGGCTACATAGAGTCTTGACGATCACAGATGGAAACAAAAGCTGCATCCATCTCAAATGTAACcatgtatatgtattaatgttaaaaaaaccaTAGTGCCTTTAATAAAGAGGAATTGATGAATGTGAGAAGATAGATGGTgttaaaatgagaaaaaaattaaatctaaaataactgatgtaataaatataattgtaaataataatataaataattatattttgatataagatttaaatcttagaaataattatattttagtactaatcgagcataaaaaaaaacagtcttAGACCATGGTCGGCGGCACCTGTtactaaggctgcgttcggcttAGGGTAATATATCCCGCgtgaaaaacataataatagattagtacatgattaattaatttattaattacaaaaatttataaaatagcttaatataattttttaagcaactttcctatagaaacttttcgtaaaaaataaaaattgctaTGCGTACGTATGACTTAATTGATCGACGGCTACAGTGCCACTCACTTGACCTCTTTTGTCTAATCAATGTTTGCAATTTTTCAGTTGTTCGTATGTAGTATAGTTGGGTCGTAAGTATAGCTGGActggtaaaaaatataccatttattaGTTCGGAAAACGTACGTGcgaaaaacaacaaaatttgaGTTAGGAATAAGGGAATGAGCACAGCCTAAATTataatctctttttttctacGTGTACTTTtgccaaactgctaaatgtttatttttaaaatttctaaaaagaaaagttatcttaaaagtcatattagtctcttaattttttaactaacaATTACTTAACTAATTATATACTTATCGCGTTTTCCACgttaacaaacaaacaaacgagTCAGCTTGATACAATAATAATACGCGGGGGTCATGACTCATGAGTCCTGGTGTTCCGCACCGCACCCTGGCGCAGTGGCGCCTACCGCTTAGCCGCACCCGTCACCGCCACGCACATGCCATGCCACCTCGGCCCCACCCGCCAGCCACACGCCGCCCAGATGCGATCCACGCCGCCGTATCACCGCGCCGCCACGTGCGACCCCCGCGGAGGAGGTGACACTGACACGGACGGCCCACCCGACATGGGGCCCACGTGTCGGTCACACATCTGGCGGCAGCGTTGCACTCGCAGTGGAGTGTTACTACTAGTCTCCCCACTCCTGCGAGTTTGGCTGGCAAGCACTCGACTCGatcgctcgccgctcgcctcGCGCGCGTCGGCCATGGCCACCCACACCACTTGCCTCTCGCCTttctccctcctcttcctcatcCCACCAATGGCCAACTAAGCACGCGCTCTCGGTTTCTGTCTAACCCTGTGTTCGCCATTGCTGACCAGAGTTCcaagcttctttttttttccttcgatTGCTGGGTCGCCGTACGCCGTTGCCGCGGCGGGAATGGCTTCCTGTTCGTCGTACGGCGGGCGTGTCGCAGTGGTGCTCGTCGTGCTGCTGCTATGTGTTTCCACGCTGGCGGCAGCGCAGCCGCTCATGTCGTCGCAGGCCAAGACGCTGCTCTGGGTGCGCCGCCTGCTCGGGTTCCCGCCGGCGCTCGACGCGATGACGGGGGCGCCGGACCTCTGCGCGCTGCCGCCCACGCCGTCGCTCACCGTCGCCTGCGCGGGCGGGCAGGTCACCGAGCTGTCcgtccgcggcggccgggagccCGACGCGGCGTGGCGCACCGCGCTGCCGGCCAACTTCTCCGCCGACGCGCTCTTCACCACGCTCACCAGGCTCCCGGCGCTGTCGCGGCTCTCGCTCGTCGCGCTTGGCGTCTGGGGGGAGCTCCCCGGCGCCAAGCTCCACCGCCTCCAGGCGCTGCGGGTGCTCAACCTCAGCTCCAACTACCTCTACGGCGCCGTCCCCGAGCACTTCTCCCGGATGTACTCGCTGCAGAGCCTCGTGCTGTCCCGGAACCGGCTCAACGGCACCGTGCCGCTGCTGTCCGGCCTCGCCTTCCTCGACGAGCTCGATGTCGGCCACAATAGGCTCGGCCCGGCGTTCCCCGATGTGGGGAATGCGGTGGTCCGGCTGGTACTggccaacaacaacttcaccgggAAGAttccggcggcggtgagctCGCTGGGACAGCTCCAGTTCTTGGACGTGTCCGGCAACCGGCTGCAGGGGTGGATCCCTTCCTCCATCTTCGCGCTACCGGCGCTGCGGTACATCGACCTGTCTCGCAACCAGCTCGCCGGGCAGCTGCCGGCGAGCACGGCATGCGCGGACGCGCTGCGGTTCGTCGACGTCTCGGACAACCTGCTCGCCGGGGCGCGCCCGGCGTGCATGCGGGGCAACTCGTCGGCGCGCACGGTGCTCGACGCGGGCAACTGCTTCCGCGACGCCAAGCTGCAGCGCCCGAGCACGTACTGCAACCCCggggcgctcgccgccgtgctgccgcCGACGCAGGGGAGCGGAGGCGACCAGGGAGGCGGGAAGGGCGGCCAGGTCGGGATGGTTCTCGGCATTGTCGGCggtgtcgtcgccggcgcgtcgCTGATTGCGCTTGTGATGATGGCGGTGCtgaggagggcgaggaggcaCCACCCAGAGGCGACCATCTTGCCCAGGTCGCCGCTGGCGACTCCGGCGAAGAAGGCGGCGGATGGCGGCAAGTCTCCGGCCAAGGTGACCCAGAGGATTGTCACTCCGGCTGATAAGAGTAAGAGGAGAAATGCAATTTCTTTGCTTAATTCgtttcatttatttgtttattttgcttCATGCTTCAATTAGTACAATGTACTTAGTCTTAGTtcaattaattatgaaaagGGGACACAAGATTATGCATGGGCTTCATTGAAAGGTATATGATTAGTGATAGAAAGGGGAAATACAAATAACTGAACTACCAATTAGAAGCAATTAAGATTAGTTTGTATTGCATTTTTTCTGCTTTGAATAAAGTTTACCCACTTTAGTGAGGTAGTAATTAGGTAGCTTTGAGTGAGCTAGCTAGTGTGGATCTTGCTTAGACTATGAGTTCTGAAGCATGGGCTGGATCTTATTCCTTAGATCAAAGAAGACTTTGAGAAAGTAAAAGTGGCAAAGTCAATTATCAAattagaaaaagaagaaaagaacgaGGAGCAATGGCTTAGTGATCACTTAACaatcttttttattcttttttggcTGGCTAACATGATGTACATTGTCATAGGGCATGCATCACAAGCTGCAAGGGTGAATACATTGGAAGTGCCAGCGTATCGTGTGTACACACTTGAGGAGCTCCAAGAAGCAACCAACAACTTTGGTTCATCAAACTTGATCAGCAGTTCTCCTGTTGCAAAGGTATGCAGAAGTGAATCACTTCGAGCTTCAAAGAGGGAAACAAGACACGAAATGCACATACAAATGCTATTCTATTTGTAATAACCATTCAAAGAACAGTATGCATTTCAATAGTAGATTGATATGTGCCACTCACATTTTTCTgcctttgttttccttttgagTATATTTTGAACATGTCTATTTGCTAGTAAACTCAAATGGAAATTGTAAAAATCCATCTCCATCTTTTCAAACGGTTCACTGCAGGCCTTTGCATCTCAAGTCATAATGGAATAGAGTATACTTTAAGAATTTGGATAgcaaatcttttttttgtcacacTTTATACAATGAACAAAAGGGTTATGGACCAATATAAAAGAATGCATTTTTATTGGACTTAACCTTTTGCAACTAAGAACCATGGCACCCCCTGATTACTTTTAACCGTCAAGCAattactttaattttaaatttgaggcATTGTAATTAGGATATAATAGTCTTCTCCCCTAGTATGTACAAAACTTTACATAAATGCACTTGTCTCAAGTATCATTTTTCTTCCAGTACATGTTGAAGGCATCATCTATACATTAGACATGCactatttttgcaaaagagagaaaaaacatacATACTGACTCACATTACCTTCAGGCTTCCTTTTTGACTGGTTTCCACAACTTTAGCTATTTATGCTTGTTTTGTTCATTTCCTTTTAAGTACCTTGCcacttttgtttttatcatCTATTGACCTCTGGCCATATTTTCAGCACAGTTTTCTGCTAGAAAGTTATGCTGGGACTAATTTTGTTCTTTATGTGTGCCTTATTCTCCTTTTTGCTGATAGTATTACAACGGTCAGCTTCAAGATGGTTCGCGAGTGTCACTGAGATGCCTGAAGCTGAAACCGAAGTATTCTCCTCAGAGCCTGACCCAATACATGGAGATAGTCTCTAAACTTCGACACCGCCATTTGGTTAGCATCATTGGTCACTGCATTGTTGAAGATCAAGAGAATCCTAATATTGCTAGTTCAGTATGCTTCGTTGCTGAACATGTAACAAATGGATCCCTAAGAAGTCATCTAACCGGTAACTATAGTTTATGACATTATGCACTATCACCAGATATCTGCAAGTATGTGAATTCATCTTTCTACTGGATGTGCAGAGTGGAGGAAGCGTGAGATGCTAAAATGGCCGCAACGTGTTTCTGCTGCTATTGGTGTTGCCAGAGGGATCCAATTTTTGCATGATGTGACTGCTCCAGACATTGTTCATAATGATCTAAGCATTGAAAATATTCTTCTGGACAAGACACTCACTTCCAAAATTAGCAACTTTAATCTCCCAATGATATCAACTAGCAAGAATGGCAAGGTAAGTTcgatatataaattattgggGAAGCTCCTAATTTGCCCACCTTGACAGCTAAGTTGTAACCATGTTTATCTTTCAGATATTCTCAGAAACCCCATTTGCCATATCTGAAGACAACGATCTTGGCAGGTACGGTGTCCTTTTAGATGGAAAATGAAATCCCCACTTGCTAAACTATAACAGTTGACAATTTTCCTGAACCTAAATGATTGGGTGTTGAAACTCGGAGATGCCACCCAACCTACCTTTCAGAATTAATGACAATCTGATTAATCTTCTCAACTTGTGAACTAAAATGATTATGATTGTTCCTGTGTTTTCAGCGTGCAAAGCACAGAACAAACGGACAAAGATGACATCTACCAGTTTGGACTAATTCTTCTAGAAGTAATCACTGGCAAGCCAACAGGGTCCCAAAATGACCTGGATTCCCTGAAAACTCAGGTAAACTGAGAATGGTTTTCACTTCACAATGAAGCACACCTCAAACCAGCAAGCactcaaaaactttttttactgCTACACTCAAAGCAAGATTATCACTGCCATGATTCTAAACCTGTGCACCATGGTGTACTCTCTCAGATAAGTGAAGCCATAGCTGAAGACCCAGACTTGCTGAAAGACATGGCCGACCCGGCGATCCGTGGCACGTTCGCCGTCGAGTCCCTGAGCACGGTGGCCGAGATAGCACTCAACTGCACTGCCAGTGACCCAAGCAGCCGGCCCTCCATGGAGGACGTCATCTGGAACCTCCAGTACTCCATGCAGGTGCAGGACGGGTGGGCAAGCAGCGAGAGCCTGAGCCTGAGCACCAGATGACAAGGCAACATACACATGCAAATTCACTTCTGAGTCGAGGAAAAAGATGCAATTTCACTTTCAGATTGGTTGCGATTTTGCTGTGCAGCTGTGTGGCGCTGCTACTTCCTTGTGTATAgcagttttttctttctttcttgttgcTCAAATTTGTAGCGTTCCAGCTAGAGCAATTAAGACCAAAACTATTGGACCAATATTACTTGATCTGGCCATCTGGGGACAGCATTTACAGCTCGACCAAACGAAAGTGGGCACATGAATTCATATGAATTCCATAGGAACCGACGAAAGTTAAGGATTCTGTATACCAAACAGCATCACCTATGTTCCAGCACAAATCACTTTCATAATATTTGCAGAAGACGCCATGCAAATTAATAGGAGTAACAACCAACAcgacattaaataaaaactaaacctAAGTTTTGACAGCAAGAATCAGTCTGTAAGATAAGCATCCATTTCAGCAAATCCTAATTATCCATCCACGCACAGTGTACCCATGATCTGCGAAGGCAAGCTAAACCGACGACTGATGACTAAACAGTTAACGGAAGGTAATGGAGTATGCCCTAAACACACGACTTAATTAAAAACGATCTTCATCCAGGCACCACCGCTTAGGCGGCGCTGGAGAAGGATGGTGTGGCAGCAGGGTCAGCGTCGCCAGAGCTTGAAGCGGCGGCGGTAGACTCCAACACCTTCATGGCCGCAGTAGCCTTTGGAAAATTTGCTACtggatattttgttattttcccGTGTTATTTCTCTTCAATTATAAcagaaattataaaataatatcgcTAGTGTTTATTGGCTAATTGCCACTTTTTTGCTGGACCCTCCGGCCACTGTCTTCTAGCAAAGAATACAAACCTAACAAATACGGTGTCTTCTAGCCCAAGAGCATATAACTTGCCCTCTACCAAATTTTCCTAAGAAGCTTTCACCTTTGCTACGTGTTCGACGAGCGCAGGGCCGCGGTCGCTCATGGCCCCATAAACTGAAGGACCCCAAAATCTATCACAAGGGTTTAgcctgtcttttttttttcttttgtttatgtttatcgactaaaattttaaccttaaaaacatgtatataaaaatttaggacttctgtagtttattttttagtctttaattttagatcgttaacaacacatatataaaacttttatttatatattatcgcttagtttttttttatgaaaaagccaaacgaagGGCCCATATTTCTAAGTTTTGATCCATGTCGGTTGGTGACATATGTTTACTACGTCCTGTGTATCTCACttctatttgtattttaggaCATCCATTTACGGAAGAAAGCCCTGGACGAGCGGGAACAACGGGTCGCCAGGAATCTGCATATCAGAAAGGAAGGAACATTTGTAAGTTGCGATCGAACCTTCAATAAGACAGCAGAAATGCAATGCTGTCAAACAATATCAACTCGTAAGGATTCAACAGAAGAAAGAATTCCATATTCCATAGAAATCACAGTTAAGGTGGCTGTTCAAATATTGTCACATCCCAAAGCACCGCACTAGTTCCTCTTTAAATTGTACGTTCCTCTTTAAAGCACCACATTAGTTATAGGagctaaaaacctagaaattgacatattaaatattaatcatagtGAAAGAATAATGACAGTCGGTCTTTCTTTGTTATTATTAGTCCTAGATGTACAACGTCAGATGGAAATCAGTAACAGCACAAAGCTGGCATATACATGTACAACATCTGGAACAAGAGATATTCGGAACAAGCTTAGTACAGTTGAGAAGTGAAATTTTCTTCTGTTGGTTGTCTTTCTCTCTGTATGTTTACATATTCGTGTCTTGATTAGCTAATAATCCTCATAAGGATTTCTAACTAATATACACAGGCACAACTAATAATAGCAGGTAGTAAACAATTTGGCACGCTAATCATATTCACTAATCTTGTAATTTTTCTAGATAATAGAGTTTTTATTGAGCTATATCAATTTTATCAAGGCGATATAATTATTCTGAGAACATTTCTAGCCTCTGCATAGCTGAGATGCACATAGCCCAACACACCACCAGaaacacaaaaacaaataggggcatttataaatttgccactggttttttttctaaattacaagGATGCACTCGAACGACAGTTCTAgtggtatttttataattttttagtgataattttacaataacattttaaaccagtggtaaatttgcaattgtctcaaacaaatataacataaGTTGGTAAGGACCATCAATCCTAAGACTAGATTGCCACTCATGTCTTTAGGTAAAACACTAACCGACCATATTCTCCAAATGTTAtacgccaccaccaccaagttCTGCGTACCAGGGTTCTGAAGAATAACCCATGCACAGAACTAGTggataattaaaaaagtaacctgcaaagaaaaaaataatcttttttattaaaaactgCATCATTTGCTACGTAACCAGATCTAATCTTGTAAAtcaaaatagaaaacaaaGCACCCTCCACCGGTTCGACTTTTCACTGCATGATCTATTTGACTTAGttatagtttttaaaattgaaatttgacAACGGAAATTACTGGGGAATGCTGTATGTTGGCACATAAATGATGATTTGCGAAGCACGTACAGAAAGCAGAGTAGGAGTTCCGTTGTCGCAGAAGCTACCCCGAAGCTAATCTAGACGAGTACTCccttcccaaaataaaccaatttttcactttttacttttcactttttgactcttcatcttattcaattttttttgcgattgatatttttattttaattagatgataaatcataaatagtactttacatgtgactaatttttttaaattttctaaaatttttttaaataagacgaatggttaaacgttggacaGGAAAACCagagaattcgtttttttacaGAGAGTACCAGATCAGTCGTGTTGTTTGTCAGTTCAAGTACTATCTTGCTACAGACCATAAGGCCCATCAGGCCCATTAATTCACAAATTCATAACAGCCCAAGGAGGTATTCAAATTCCCGACCATATCAATGCAGTATCTAaaagaataatataaaaatgatatcttAATTCACAAATTCTAAAGAGCATCCCAACCACTCATCTATCCTATGAATAttacaaattgagctccaacagaatgGTCATCTATCATTTATGTTTagatatcatccatattaggagagagaaacttcatattcagatgatctctctccatcctccaaagaaatACAGAGGATGTCACATGTGGATGATCTGATAgagtataaagagatatgaaggatgaaactattttagatgatcatctaaataaaaatatggatgatcaaatttagaggagccgttgaagatgctctaacaGCCTAAGGATGTATTCAAATTACCGACCATATCAATGCAGTATCTGaaagaataatataaaaatgatatcttGCGTTGACCATTtctatttctaaatttaattgatttgtattttaacaTATGACATTATTGATTTTTGGCATATGTCTAACCATtcctcttatttaaaaatttatgaacatGTAAgttacaattaaaatatattaagtaataaattcaatcagaaaaaataatgataaatatgtaagtttttttttaaataagatgagtggtaaaaaacatatgataaaaagtcgtattatctattaaaatacagatATGATAGTTTTCTTTAATGTCTATCAGTGTTGTATTCAAGTCAccactaaaaagttaaattgaCAAATATGAAAACTTGAACCATTTTCATAAGAATATTATTAGAATAGTAACTGCTTTAGGCTGATCTTGAGGAATTGAAATCCATTGTAGTCTTAGTTAAAACTGCACATTAGATACAATATGCAATCGTaaccatccatatttttttaagtaaacgGCTAAGATCTATTGCTACATTACACAGTATCTTCTATTTATAAACAGTACCACTTAAAATTTAGATCCTTAAATTTACGCAATAGTGATAGTGTGACTCCTTATACTAGAGTCCCACTGAAACCGCACCGGGTTTTCAGCCCTAAGGCATATACAGTCCAAGCTACTCGATGAAGGAgatttaaccaaaaaaaaatgccatgtAGGACGAAGATATTTCCCCCATAATGCACATGGTcccacaaactattttttatttctttttctctctccgtCTCTCCAGAAAACTCCccatctcctctccctctcccggctcCCGGCGGCATGGCGACGGAGCTTGACGGCGCGGGTTGGCGGGtgtctttatttcttttcctctctcctGGCTCCCGGCTCCTGgcattggcggcggcgcacgtcgGGGTGGCgctcagcggcggcgcgcatcgggggggtggggggcggcgctcggcggcgaccgacggaTCTCGGCCGCGCGCGTCGGGGACGGACCTCGGCAGCGGCTGGCGGCTCTCGGCGGCGCACAACAGGACCAGCGGGCGCGTCGGGGGGTGGGGACGGGGCGGCGCTTGGCAGCGGCCTGCAGATCTCGACCACGACATGTCGGGGGCGGACTTCGGCGACAGCTCGGCGGCtctggcgacggcgctcgatggctccggcgacggcgcatcTCGGCCAAGATCTAGCAACCAAAGCTTCATCCCTCCACTGCTTTTTGGCCGGATCTAGCAACCAagttctctctcctccctgtgCTGCTGCTTTTTGGCTTGAAGCACCTGTGACCTCTGCAGGATGCGTGAAGCTTCATGAGGGCACGGTGCATGTGGATGTGGCGAGTCAGAGGTTCTCGCCACTTAGTAGCAATGTGCGTCCCTAACCATGACCACCCGTCACCATCTTCAATTCGTCGAGTTGACAGGTGGAATGACAGCAGTATGGGCAGGCATGGCACGTCGAGTCGAGTCCGAGCTCACTGCTCACTCACACGTAAGCCTGCCAGTAGATcgtaatccaatccaaatccgtTTCAatctatttcttttctaattAGTCTACCAAATCAACCCATaccaattattcttcattGGGATCTAAACCAAACCAATCTAACTTTGACTTTAGTCCAACCCGCACTaacccatttggttaaaatggatttAATCCACTCTTGCAAAATAGATGCActatttgatatgtataaactcggacctaaaattttaaaactcacgtttacactataaaagtttatcaaatttgactaaaatttagtgaaaTGATCcgttatgtataaaagcaactttgtgcaaattttaatCGATTTCTACATATGGGTCCTACgtatatctattattttatccattagctatTCAATTAAAGTATCCATTTACCCTCTACGGGGTAAATCTATTTAGAATCTAAAATAACCTAATCAAATTCAGTCCATACCAATCTACAATCCATTTACactcaaccaaacacaatccaaattaaaaccaactcaTTTAATCCATTagccaaattaaaaccaacccatTTAATCCATTACCATGCCTACTCACGCGGCCACCCAGCAACCCACTCCCAGCCAACGGCGAGAGCTTGACGCGTACCCCCGTGGGCCGCAGCTTCGGCTCCGTATATGCCGGCGTCCAGGGAGCACGGAGACGGCCGGCGATCATGCATGGGTGATGGGCCTGTCTATACTTTTCCTTTCCAGGAGTTACCTGGCTTACACTTGCAAATTGTAGGCTCACATCTCATCAGATTTTTGATGTTTCAGATTTCTGtaaaccgaaaaaaaaaatgcacaggTGATGTATTGCAGGAGCAAACAAATAAACCGTGAGAATTCTGCGCATTTCAAAGTTCACCAAAATGAGCGCCGCGACGCCATTTGGAGCTGTACAAGAAATTCTTTCTTCCCCTAACTGAAAGCTAGCTAAAGGCTGCACCTCATCAAAATCCTACTCCTCCTTTTCCCCTTGCTGAGCCACTGAATTCTCCAATCTCCATTACTGCTTCTACACAAGCAGCattgttgatgatgatgttcATGTCAGCCTTGCTGG contains the following coding sequences:
- the LOC102706017 gene encoding probable LRR receptor-like serine/threonine-protein kinase At1g14390, with protein sequence MASCSSYGGRVAVVLVVLLLCVSTLAAAQPLMSSQAKTLLWVRRLLGFPPALDAMTGAPDLCALPPTPSLTVACAGGQVTELSVRGGREPDAAWRTALPANFSADALFTTLTRLPALSRLSLVALGVWGELPGAKLHRLQALRVLNLSSNYLYGAVPEHFSRMYSLQSLVLSRNRLNGTVPLLSGLAFLDELDVGHNRLGPAFPDVGNAVVRLVLANNNFTGKIPAAVSSLGQLQFLDVSGNRLQGWIPSSIFALPALRYIDLSRNQLAGQLPASTACADALRFVDVSDNLLAGARPACMRGNSSARTVLDAGNCFRDAKLQRPSTYCNPGALAAVLPPTQGSGGDQGGGKGGQVGMVLGIVGGVVAGASLIALVMMAVLRRARRHHPEATILPRSPLATPAKKAADGGKSPAKVTQRIVTPADKRHASQAARVNTLEVPAYRVYTLEELQEATNNFGSSNLISSSPVAKYYNGQLQDGSRVSLRCLKLKPKYSPQSLTQYMEIVSKLRHRHLVSIIGHCIVEDQENPNIASSVCFVAEHVTNGSLRSHLTEWRKREMLKWPQRVSAAIGVARGIQFLHDVTAPDIVHNDLSIENILLDKTLTSKISNFNLPMISTSKNGKIFSETPFAISEDNDLGSVQSTEQTDKDDIYQFGLILLEVITGKPTGSQNDLDSLKTQISEAIAEDPDLLKDMADPAIRGTFAVESLSTVAEIALNCTASDPSSRPSMEDVIWNLQYSMQVQDGWASSESLSLSTR